One stretch of Hymenobacter chitinivorans DSM 11115 DNA includes these proteins:
- a CDS encoding S8 family serine peptidase, whose amino-acid sequence MRLSTLLLAGLSLGTLPTWAGSVGSRPGTPPAKAPGTVRKHLIYFRDKANTPFSPSQPQAFLSARALERRTRQNISVQARDLPVSPTYVSQVKAVPGAQLWYTSRWFNAAVVACDSTTLATLQALPFVRSVVTLNRSQSGARPASKLRTPVPAEPAQRATASPADYGPAYSQAEMIGAVAMHNANFRGEGIQIAVFDAGFPGVDKIPAFAPLFQEGRLASTFNFVDKTGSVFERNDHGTNCLSTIAGNQTGFFIGTAPKATFHLYLTEDIYSEHPVEEMNWLIAAEYADSVGVDVISSSLGYNTFDYPSKDYTYADLNGRTAISTRAAAAAARVGMLVVNSAGNEGANGWHYLTAPADADSILTVGAVDVARQPAGFSSFGPTADGRVKPNVAALGVQAAILTPSGAATRGNGTSFACPITAGMVAGFWQANRNLTAQQVISFLQRSGSRATTPDAQLGYGVPNFVLAYNLAHPNDPLATAEAASEQDKLLVYPNPAHSDELYLQLSPTFQNRPLTVRITDARGALVAEQKLPATAATQVALKPGPLRKGIYQCTLIGSNGQRTVRFVQL is encoded by the coding sequence ATGCGCTTATCTACTCTGCTGCTTGCGGGCCTGAGCCTGGGCACGCTCCCCACCTGGGCCGGTTCCGTTGGCTCCCGGCCCGGTACCCCGCCCGCCAAAGCCCCTGGCACCGTGCGCAAGCACCTGATTTACTTCCGCGACAAAGCCAACACGCCCTTTAGCCCCAGTCAGCCCCAGGCTTTTCTCTCGGCCCGGGCCCTTGAGCGGCGCACCCGGCAAAACATCAGCGTGCAGGCCCGCGACCTGCCGGTTAGTCCCACTTACGTGAGCCAGGTCAAAGCCGTGCCCGGGGCCCAGCTCTGGTACACCTCGCGCTGGTTCAACGCCGCCGTGGTGGCCTGCGACTCTACTACCTTGGCCACGCTGCAGGCTTTGCCCTTCGTGCGCAGCGTGGTTACGCTCAACCGCAGCCAGAGCGGGGCGCGCCCGGCGAGCAAGCTCCGGACCCCAGTGCCGGCTGAGCCGGCGCAGCGGGCCACGGCCAGCCCCGCCGACTACGGCCCGGCCTACAGTCAGGCCGAGATGATTGGGGCCGTGGCCATGCACAATGCCAACTTCCGCGGGGAAGGCATCCAGATTGCCGTTTTCGACGCGGGCTTTCCCGGCGTAGATAAGATTCCGGCTTTCGCGCCGCTGTTTCAGGAAGGGCGCCTGGCCAGTACATTCAATTTCGTGGATAAGACCGGGAGCGTATTTGAGCGCAACGACCACGGCACCAACTGCCTGTCGACCATTGCGGGCAACCAAACCGGGTTTTTCATCGGCACGGCCCCCAAAGCCACGTTCCATTTGTACCTCACCGAGGATATTTACTCCGAGCACCCGGTGGAGGAAATGAACTGGCTCATTGCGGCCGAATACGCCGACTCGGTGGGGGTGGACGTTATCAGCTCCTCGCTGGGCTATAACACCTTCGACTATCCGTCGAAAGACTACACCTACGCCGACCTGAACGGGCGCACGGCCATTTCGACCCGGGCCGCCGCCGCCGCCGCCCGCGTGGGCATGCTGGTCGTCAACAGCGCCGGCAACGAGGGCGCCAATGGCTGGCACTACCTGACGGCCCCCGCCGATGCCGACTCCATCCTGACCGTGGGCGCCGTGGATGTCGCCCGGCAGCCGGCCGGTTTTAGCTCCTTCGGGCCGACGGCCGACGGCCGGGTGAAGCCCAACGTGGCGGCGCTGGGCGTGCAGGCCGCTATTCTGACTCCCTCGGGGGCCGCTACCCGCGGCAATGGCACTTCCTTCGCCTGCCCGATTACGGCCGGTATGGTCGCGGGCTTCTGGCAGGCTAACCGCAATCTGACGGCCCAGCAGGTGATTAGCTTCCTGCAGCGCTCCGGCTCCCGGGCCACGACGCCCGATGCCCAGCTGGGCTACGGGGTTCCCAACTTCGTGCTGGCCTACAACCTGGCCCACCCCAACGACCCGCTGGCCACTGCCGAAGCCGCCTCGGAGCAGGACAAGCTGCTGGTGTACCCCAACCCGGCTCACTCCGACGAGCTCTATCTGCAGCTGAGCCCCACCTTCCAGAACCGCCCCCTGACCGTGCGTATCACCGATGCCCGCGGGGCACTGGTCGCGGAGCAGAAGCTGCCGGCCACGGCCGCCACCCAGGTGGCCCTCAAGCCCGGGCCGCTGCGCAAGGGTATCTACCAATGCACCCTGATTGGCAGCAACGGCCAACGAACCGTGCGCTTCGTGCAGTTGTGA
- the rpe gene encoding ribulose-phosphate 3-epimerase: MNPTRRIAPLLAPSLLAADFANLQSETERLAGSAADWLHCDIMDGRFVPNISFGIPVLQAIHRHAQQPLDVHLMIEEPQHYLAACRDAGAANITVHYEACPHLHRVVQQIKALGCRAGVALNPHTPVSLLEDIIADLDLVCIMSVNPGFGGQSFIPNTLRKVAALKELIVDYNSSALIEIDGGVSLDNAAALVEAGADVLVAGSFVFNSPDPVATLADMRRQLNAQVAQEQEAQSSR, translated from the coding sequence ATGAATCCTACTCGCCGTATCGCCCCGTTGCTGGCTCCTTCACTGCTGGCGGCTGACTTTGCCAATCTTCAATCCGAAACCGAGCGCCTGGCCGGCAGCGCCGCCGACTGGCTGCACTGCGACATTATGGATGGCCGCTTCGTGCCCAATATTTCCTTCGGTATTCCGGTGCTGCAGGCCATTCACCGCCACGCCCAGCAGCCCCTGGACGTGCACCTGATGATAGAGGAGCCCCAGCACTACCTGGCCGCCTGCCGCGACGCCGGGGCCGCCAACATCACCGTGCACTACGAAGCCTGCCCGCATTTGCACCGGGTGGTGCAGCAGATCAAGGCCCTGGGCTGCCGGGCCGGCGTGGCCCTGAACCCCCATACGCCCGTGAGCCTGCTCGAGGACATCATTGCTGACCTGGACCTGGTGTGCATCATGTCCGTGAATCCGGGCTTCGGCGGGCAGTCCTTTATTCCCAATACCCTGCGCAAAGTGGCCGCCCTCAAGGAGCTCATTGTGGACTATAATTCCAGCGCCCTGATTGAAATTGACGGGGGCGTGAGCCTCGACAACGCCGCCGCCCTGGTGGAGGCCGGGGCCGACGTGCTGGTGGCCGGCAGCTTCGTGTTCAACTCGCCCGACCCGGTGGCTACGCTGGCCGACATGCGCCGGCAGCTCAACGCCCAGGTGGCCCAGGAACAAGAAGCGCAGTCGTCCCGCTAA
- a CDS encoding TonB-dependent receptor — MLHPYTSRFSFRVFWLSCALLLLLTAPAWAQSGARVLITGTVRDAGGAVLEQVSIGVEGQPGGTNTDDKGRFALNVVRPLSGKAPTLVARRLGYQAQRLVLNLSDTRDLTITLVLDPRALKNVTVRARNDEANTSEQVSVIRIDPRSVKELPSPFGDFNAILKTLPGVVANNELTSTYTVRGGNYDENLVYVNGIEVYRPFLVTSAQQEGLSFVNPDLVDRIEFSSGGWQPKYGDRLSSVLSIEYKKPQKFAGSATASLVGGTMHVEATSPNKRISYLAGIRYKNATYVLRSLKQQQGGYNPTFYDGQAYINAALGPQDNPDRTSLGLLTTFAHNDFRFNPESGQASFSTATNQITRLFIDYTGRERMQYDTYQGGLNLRHNFSSNLQGELLAGALLSREFEYRDVEAAYSFAEINRDPNSPDYNKPVRQRNVGSRFDHSRNNLLARVATLEARGRWTPGTQHTLRWGVKVGRENIEDQLNEYSFVDSADFVPDSRRTRLVSNLDLSSIRTQGYVQHTVEFDTLRTLTYGVRANYWSVNQQLTVSPRVQYSVISRRHPNRSFKFATGLYYQPPFYRELRDQTRGTQATPQSVTVQTAALNPELRAQRSLHFIAGNEVRFRRWDRPFVFTGELYFKYLTDVIPYDIDNVRLRYFAKNNATAYAAGLDTRVSGEFVKGVESWFSLGILTTRENIVGDSLTQFNAQGDTIGRTAQGYIRRPSDQRLNFGIFFQDQLPGNPSVKGYVNFVFGTGLPFSPPGLPEERGTTKLTRSYKRVDLGFSKVLSLNNTGETRRPGHLESLWLGLEILNVLAANNVAGYSYVQDVNARTYAVPNYLSQRIVNLRVIARF; from the coding sequence ATGCTGCACCCGTACACTTCCCGCTTTTCGTTTCGGGTTTTCTGGCTGAGTTGTGCACTGCTGCTCCTGCTGACGGCCCCGGCCTGGGCGCAGTCTGGGGCGCGGGTGCTGATTACGGGCACCGTGCGCGACGCCGGCGGCGCGGTCCTGGAGCAGGTCAGCATCGGGGTGGAAGGCCAGCCCGGGGGCACCAATACCGACGATAAAGGCCGCTTTGCCCTGAACGTGGTGCGCCCCCTGAGCGGCAAGGCCCCCACGCTGGTGGCCCGCCGCCTGGGCTACCAGGCCCAGCGCTTGGTGCTCAACCTCTCCGACACCCGGGACCTGACCATCACGCTGGTGCTCGACCCCCGGGCCCTGAAAAACGTGACCGTCCGGGCCCGCAACGACGAGGCCAACACCAGTGAGCAGGTCAGCGTGATTCGCATCGACCCCCGCTCGGTGAAGGAACTGCCTTCGCCTTTCGGCGACTTTAACGCCATTCTCAAAACCCTGCCCGGGGTGGTGGCCAACAACGAGCTGACCAGTACCTACACCGTGCGCGGCGGTAACTACGACGAAAACCTGGTTTACGTCAACGGCATCGAGGTGTACCGGCCGTTTCTGGTGACCTCGGCCCAGCAGGAAGGCCTGAGCTTCGTGAACCCCGACCTGGTAGACCGTATCGAGTTTTCGTCGGGTGGCTGGCAGCCTAAGTACGGCGACCGGCTGTCTTCGGTGCTGAGCATCGAGTACAAAAAGCCTCAGAAGTTTGCCGGCTCGGCCACGGCCAGCCTGGTAGGCGGCACGATGCACGTGGAAGCCACTTCGCCCAACAAGCGCATCAGCTACTTGGCCGGGATTCGCTACAAGAATGCCACCTACGTGCTCCGCTCCTTAAAGCAGCAGCAGGGCGGCTACAACCCGACGTTTTACGACGGGCAGGCCTACATCAACGCCGCCCTGGGCCCCCAGGACAACCCCGACCGCACCAGCCTGGGTTTGCTGACCACGTTTGCCCACAACGACTTTCGCTTCAACCCCGAGTCGGGCCAGGCCTCGTTCAGCACGGCTACCAACCAGATAACCCGCCTCTTTATCGACTACACGGGGCGGGAGCGGATGCAGTACGATACCTACCAGGGTGGCCTCAACCTGCGCCACAACTTCAGTAGCAACCTGCAGGGCGAGCTGCTGGCCGGGGCTCTGCTGTCCCGCGAGTTTGAGTACCGCGACGTGGAAGCGGCCTACAGCTTCGCCGAAATAAACCGGGACCCCAACTCGCCCGACTATAACAAGCCGGTGCGGCAGCGCAACGTGGGCTCCCGCTTCGACCACTCCCGCAACAACCTGCTGGCCCGCGTGGCCACCCTCGAAGCCCGGGGCCGGTGGACGCCCGGCACCCAGCACACCCTGCGCTGGGGCGTGAAGGTGGGCCGGGAGAACATCGAGGACCAGCTCAACGAGTACAGCTTCGTGGACTCGGCCGATTTCGTGCCCGACTCCCGCCGCACCCGCCTCGTGTCGAATCTGGATTTGAGCAGCATCCGCACCCAGGGCTACGTGCAGCACACGGTGGAGTTCGATACCCTGCGCACGCTCACCTACGGGGTGCGGGCCAACTACTGGAGCGTCAACCAGCAGCTGACGGTGAGCCCGCGGGTGCAGTACTCGGTTATCAGCCGCCGCCACCCCAACCGCTCGTTTAAGTTTGCCACCGGCCTGTATTACCAGCCTCCGTTCTACCGCGAGCTGCGCGACCAGACCCGGGGCACCCAGGCCACGCCCCAGTCGGTGACGGTGCAGACGGCGGCCCTGAACCCGGAGCTGCGGGCCCAACGCTCCCTGCACTTTATTGCCGGCAACGAGGTGCGCTTCCGCCGCTGGGACCGGCCCTTCGTCTTCACCGGGGAACTGTACTTTAAGTATCTGACCGACGTAATTCCCTACGACATCGACAACGTGCGGCTGCGCTACTTCGCCAAGAACAACGCCACGGCCTACGCCGCCGGCCTCGATACGCGCGTGAGCGGGGAGTTCGTGAAAGGGGTGGAGTCCTGGTTTAGCCTGGGCATCCTGACGACCCGGGAAAACATCGTGGGCGATTCGCTGACGCAATTCAACGCCCAGGGCGACACCATCGGGCGCACCGCCCAGGGCTACATCCGCCGGCCCTCCGACCAGCGCCTGAACTTTGGCATCTTCTTCCAGGACCAGCTACCGGGTAACCCCTCGGTCAAGGGCTACGTCAACTTCGTCTTCGGTACCGGCCTGCCCTTTAGCCCACCCGGCCTGCCCGAGGAGCGGGGCACCACCAAGCTCACCCGGTCCTACAAGCGCGTCGACTTGGGCTTTTCCAAAGTACTGTCCCTGAATAACACCGGCGAAACCCGCCGCCCCGGCCACCTCGAAAGCCTGTGGCTGGGTCTGGAAATTCTAAACGTGCTGGCCGCCAACAACGTGGCCGGTTACAGCTACGTGCAGGACGTGAATGCCCGTACCTACGCCGTGCCCAACTACCTGTCCCAGCGCATCGTGAACCTGCGCGTTATTGCCCGGTTTTAG
- a CDS encoding DUF2911 domain-containing protein produces the protein MRTRCSFSSFSRRLSLLLVLTGSTGAAQAQLAPDSTVLTVPAPEKLPKVPELPLPQASPRALVMQTIGLSDVTVDYHTPSVRGRAIWGQLVPYGQVWRAGANENTVLTFSDPVILNGQAVPAGKYSFYVLPKADQDWELILNRVINHWGTEGYDPRADQIRLPAVPESGPMHENLVYWFSEVKPNSGRLNLSWEKRTVSLLIETDVHAKALAGIQKVLAANPENWQLLAQAADYLVQNNIQAELALQYINESLRLKEAYTNTWIKARLMASKQDYGTAIVYGRRALKLGEKEDATFKQQQPNMRITLTEWQSKAY, from the coding sequence ATGCGTACACGCTGTTCGTTCTCATCCTTTTCCCGGCGCCTGAGCCTGCTGCTGGTTCTGACCGGCTCTACCGGGGCCGCCCAGGCCCAGCTGGCCCCCGACTCGACGGTGCTCACCGTGCCGGCCCCGGAAAAGCTGCCCAAAGTGCCCGAACTGCCCCTGCCCCAGGCCAGCCCCCGGGCCCTGGTGATGCAAACCATTGGCCTGAGCGACGTAACTGTGGACTACCACACGCCCTCGGTGCGGGGCCGGGCCATCTGGGGGCAGCTGGTGCCCTACGGCCAGGTGTGGCGGGCCGGGGCCAACGAAAACACGGTCCTGACCTTCTCCGACCCGGTTATCCTCAACGGGCAGGCTGTGCCGGCGGGCAAGTACTCGTTCTACGTGCTGCCCAAGGCCGACCAGGACTGGGAACTGATTCTAAACCGCGTCATCAACCACTGGGGCACCGAGGGTTACGACCCGCGCGCCGACCAGATCCGGCTGCCGGCCGTGCCCGAGTCGGGGCCCATGCACGAAAACCTGGTCTACTGGTTTTCGGAAGTGAAGCCCAACAGCGGCCGGCTGAATTTGTCCTGGGAAAAGCGCACGGTGAGTTTGCTCATCGAAACCGACGTGCACGCCAAGGCCCTGGCCGGCATTCAGAAGGTATTGGCCGCGAATCCCGAAAACTGGCAGCTGCTGGCCCAGGCCGCCGACTACCTGGTGCAGAACAACATTCAGGCCGAGCTGGCCCTGCAGTACATCAACGAGTCGTTGCGGCTCAAGGAAGCCTATACCAATACCTGGATTAAGGCTCGGCTGATGGCCTCCAAGCAGGACTACGGCACGGCCATCGTCTACGGCCGCCGGGCCCTGAAGCTGGGCGAAAAGGAAGACGCCACCTTCAAGCAGCAGCAGCCCAACATGCGCATCACCCTCACCGAGTGGCAGAGCAAGGCGTATTAA
- the hisG gene encoding ATP phosphoribosyltransferase, producing the protein MIRLAIQKSGRLSEDSLNLIRECGISFVSSSYKLKTEATNFPLEILFLRDDDIPGYVQDGVADLGIVGQNVLVEAGFPDLEVEKLGFSKCRLSLAILRSEGYSSVADLQGKNIATSYPQILGRYLAGEGVQANLHTISGSVEIAPSIGLADAICDIVSSGSTLLGNGLREVETVFRSEAVLIANQQLSTEKQELLEQLQFRMQSVRRARRNKYILLNAPVASLDAVKALLPGIKSPTVTPLAEEGWVSVQSVVNEDDFWHITGQLKAVGAEGILVLPIEKMIA; encoded by the coding sequence ATGATTCGTCTGGCCATTCAGAAGTCGGGCCGCCTGAGCGAGGATTCGCTCAACCTCATTCGTGAGTGCGGTATTTCCTTTGTAAGCAGCTCCTACAAGCTCAAGACCGAAGCCACTAACTTTCCCCTGGAAATCCTATTTCTGCGCGACGATGACATTCCCGGCTACGTCCAGGATGGCGTGGCCGACCTGGGTATCGTGGGCCAGAACGTGCTGGTCGAAGCTGGTTTCCCCGATCTGGAGGTCGAAAAGCTGGGCTTCAGCAAGTGCCGCCTCTCGCTGGCCATCCTGCGCTCGGAGGGCTACAGCTCGGTAGCCGACTTGCAGGGTAAGAACATTGCTACCTCGTACCCGCAGATTCTGGGCCGCTACCTGGCCGGGGAAGGCGTGCAGGCCAACCTGCACACGATTAGCGGCTCGGTAGAAATTGCCCCCAGCATCGGCCTGGCCGACGCCATCTGCGACATCGTCTCCTCGGGCTCCACGCTGCTGGGCAACGGCCTGCGCGAAGTCGAAACCGTGTTCCGCTCCGAAGCCGTGCTCATTGCCAACCAGCAGCTCTCAACTGAAAAGCAAGAGCTATTGGAGCAGCTGCAGTTCCGGATGCAGTCCGTGCGCCGGGCCCGCCGCAACAAGTACATCCTGCTCAACGCCCCGGTCGCCTCCTTGGACGCGGTAAAGGCCCTGCTGCCCGGCATTAAGTCGCCCACCGTGACGCCCCTGGCCGAGGAAGGCTGGGTCTCGGTGCAGTCGGTGGTGAATGAGGACGACTTCTGGCACATCACCGGCCAGCTCAAAGCCGTCGGCGCCGAAGGCATCCTGGTGCTGCCCATCGAGAAGATGATAGCCTAG
- the hisD gene encoding histidinol dehydrogenase, translating into MQVVQYPGQAEWAALQQRPAAGEARQVEERVRQIFDDVRQRGDEALRHYAQELDGAALTELRVSPEEITAAVALVPAALQTAIRQAHANLWKFHLTQREEITKVETMPGVTCWRKSVPVQRVGLYIPGGTAPLFSTLLMLGVPARLAGCPEVVLSTPPQKDGSVNPVILFTAQLLGITTIIKAGGAQGVAALAGGTASVPAVDKIFGPGNRYVTAAKQLAAQRGVAIDLPAGPSEVLVIADKTANPAFVAADLLSQAEHGPDSQVVLLTDSAELLPLVTAEVERQLAELPRREVATLALRESRAVLLRTPEEMLFFSNQYAPEHLILAVRNADEYAEGVTSAGSVFLGHLTPEAAGDYASGTNHTLPTGGYARNYSGVSLDSFVKKITFQRITAEGLLNVGPVVETMAEAEGLRAHARAVTLRLESLVGTGA; encoded by the coding sequence ATGCAAGTAGTTCAATATCCTGGTCAGGCGGAATGGGCGGCGCTGCAGCAGCGGCCCGCCGCCGGGGAAGCCCGGCAGGTGGAAGAGCGGGTCCGCCAGATTTTCGACGACGTGCGCCAGCGCGGGGATGAAGCCCTGCGCCACTACGCCCAGGAGCTGGACGGTGCCGCCCTGACCGAGCTGCGCGTGAGCCCCGAGGAAATAACGGCCGCCGTGGCCCTGGTGCCGGCCGCGCTGCAAACCGCCATCCGCCAGGCCCATGCCAACCTGTGGAAGTTTCACCTGACCCAGCGCGAGGAAATCACCAAGGTGGAAACCATGCCCGGCGTGACCTGCTGGCGCAAATCGGTGCCGGTGCAGCGCGTGGGCCTCTACATTCCCGGGGGCACGGCCCCGCTGTTCAGCACCCTGCTCATGCTGGGCGTCCCGGCCCGGCTGGCCGGTTGCCCGGAAGTGGTGCTGAGTACCCCGCCCCAGAAAGACGGCTCGGTGAATCCCGTTATTCTCTTTACGGCCCAGTTGCTGGGCATTACCACCATCATCAAGGCCGGGGGCGCCCAGGGCGTGGCCGCCTTGGCCGGGGGCACGGCCAGCGTACCGGCCGTGGATAAGATTTTCGGGCCCGGCAACCGCTACGTTACGGCCGCCAAGCAGCTGGCGGCCCAGCGCGGGGTGGCCATCGACTTGCCGGCCGGCCCCTCGGAGGTGCTGGTCATTGCCGACAAAACCGCCAACCCCGCTTTCGTGGCCGCCGACCTGCTCAGCCAGGCCGAGCACGGCCCCGACTCCCAGGTAGTGCTGCTGACCGACTCGGCCGAGCTTTTGCCCCTGGTGACGGCCGAAGTGGAGCGGCAGCTGGCCGAACTGCCCCGCCGGGAAGTGGCCACGCTGGCCTTGCGCGAAAGCCGGGCCGTGCTGCTGCGCACGCCGGAGGAAATGTTGTTCTTCTCGAACCAGTACGCCCCCGAGCACCTGATTCTGGCCGTGCGCAACGCCGATGAATACGCCGAGGGCGTGACCAGCGCCGGCTCGGTGTTTCTGGGCCACCTCACGCCCGAAGCCGCCGGCGACTACGCCTCGGGCACCAACCACACGTTGCCCACCGGCGGCTACGCCCGCAACTACAGTGGGGTGTCCCTGGATTCGTTCGTGAAGAAAATTACCTTCCAGCGCATCACCGCCGAAGGCCTGCTCAACGTGGGGCCGGTGGTCGAAACCATGGCCGAGGCCGAGGGGCTGCGGGCCCACGCCCGGGCCGTGACCCTGCGCCTGGAAAGCCTGGTGGGCACCGGCGCCTGA
- the hisC gene encoding histidinol-phosphate transaminase — MFELETLIRPNIRAMQPYSSARDEFQGEARVMLDANENSLGSAGPELFNRYPDPQQRAVKAELAKLKGVEPAQIFLGNGSDEAIDLLVRLTCRPGQDRIMILPPTYGMYEVAANLNDVALERLPLTADFQISDEAVAGILASDAKLVFVCSPNNPTGNLLHAAAVEQVLRGFRGLVVVDEAYADFAAAPSWTTRLAEFPNLVVLQTFSKAWGLAGLRLGMAFASPDIIGYLNKIKPPYNVSEATQQHALAALADAPHFEQMRRELLVGRTWLQQELAGLDIVEHLFPSDANFLLARFRPDATAVYKYLLSRGIVVRNRTTQPGCAGTLRLTVGTPAENEQLVAALREYSA, encoded by the coding sequence ATGTTTGAGCTCGAAACCCTTATCCGCCCCAACATCCGGGCCATGCAACCGTACTCTTCGGCCCGCGACGAATTCCAGGGCGAAGCCCGCGTCATGCTCGACGCCAACGAAAACAGCCTGGGCAGCGCCGGCCCCGAGTTGTTCAACCGCTACCCCGACCCCCAGCAGCGGGCCGTCAAAGCCGAGCTGGCCAAGCTGAAAGGAGTGGAGCCCGCCCAGATTTTCCTCGGCAACGGCTCCGACGAGGCCATTGACCTGCTGGTGCGCCTGACCTGCCGCCCCGGGCAGGACCGGATTATGATCTTGCCGCCCACTTACGGGATGTATGAAGTAGCGGCCAACCTGAACGACGTGGCCCTGGAGCGCCTGCCGCTCACGGCCGACTTTCAGATTTCCGACGAAGCCGTAGCCGGCATCCTTGCCTCCGACGCCAAGCTGGTCTTTGTCTGCTCCCCGAACAATCCGACCGGCAACCTGCTGCACGCCGCGGCCGTGGAGCAAGTGCTGCGCGGCTTCCGGGGCCTGGTGGTCGTGGATGAAGCCTACGCCGACTTTGCCGCCGCCCCGAGCTGGACCACCCGGCTGGCGGAGTTTCCCAACCTGGTGGTGCTCCAAACCTTCTCTAAAGCCTGGGGTCTGGCCGGCCTGCGCCTGGGTATGGCCTTCGCCTCGCCCGACATCATCGGCTACCTCAACAAGATCAAGCCGCCCTATAACGTGTCGGAAGCCACCCAGCAGCACGCCCTGGCCGCCCTGGCTGATGCCCCGCACTTCGAGCAGATGCGCCGGGAGTTGCTCGTCGGCCGCACGTGGCTGCAGCAGGAGTTGGCCGGGCTCGACATTGTGGAACACTTGTTTCCTTCCGACGCCAACTTCCTGCTGGCCCGCTTCCGCCCCGATGCTACGGCCGTGTATAAGTATCTGCTGAGCCGGGGAATCGTGGTGCGCAACCGAACCACCCAGCCCGGGTGCGCCGGTACGCTGCGCCTGACGGTGGGCACGCCGGCCGAGAACGAGCAGCTGGTAGCGGCCCTGCGGGAGTATTCGGCCTAA
- a CDS encoding ATP-binding protein, which yields MQLIVFCGIQATGKSTFYQQHFFHSHVRISLDLLRTRNREQRLLQLCLETQMRCVIDNTNPTRAERARYIEPARQAGFTITGYFFQAPITEALRRNQQRPVERQVPAVGLRATRNRLELPQRSEGFDELYFVRVGPHHTFDLSPWQDEI from the coding sequence ATGCAGCTCATCGTCTTCTGCGGAATTCAGGCTACGGGGAAGTCCACCTTCTACCAGCAGCACTTCTTCCATTCCCACGTCCGCATCAGCCTCGATTTGCTGCGGACCCGGAACCGGGAGCAGCGCCTGTTGCAGTTGTGCCTGGAAACCCAGATGCGCTGCGTAATCGACAACACGAACCCCACCCGGGCTGAGCGGGCCCGCTACATCGAACCGGCCCGGCAGGCGGGGTTTACCATCACCGGCTACTTCTTCCAGGCCCCGATAACCGAGGCATTGCGGCGCAACCAGCAGCGTCCGGTGGAGCGGCAGGTGCCGGCCGTGGGGTTGCGGGCCACCCGCAACCGCCTCGAGCTGCCCCAGCGTTCCGAGGGCTTCGACGAGCTGTACTTCGTCCGGGTAGGACCCCATCATACCTTTGACCTCAGCCCCTGGCAGGATGAAATTTGA
- a CDS encoding tRNA(His) guanylyltransferase Thg1 family protein has protein sequence MKFDDLDARLRIFETAHDHCALPGLYLVARLDGRGFTRLTKETHSFEAPFDERMRDLMVHTTRQLLTTGFRMVYGYTQSDEISLLLHPEENSFGRKLRKYTSLLAGEASATFSLALGSPGIFDCRISQLPRPADVLDYFRWRQEDAARNSLNAHCYWLLRKQGRSVAEATSQVKGLRLAAKHDLLFGAGINFNELPSWQKRGVGLYWQQYKKTGFNPLSQQPVETTRQQVTLDTELPLGNDYAALLRSFLHPE, from the coding sequence ATGAAATTTGACGACCTCGACGCCCGCCTGCGCATTTTCGAAACGGCCCACGACCATTGCGCCCTGCCCGGCCTCTACCTGGTAGCCCGCCTGGACGGCCGCGGTTTTACCCGCCTGACCAAGGAAACCCATTCCTTCGAAGCGCCCTTTGACGAGCGGATGCGGGATTTGATGGTGCATACCACCCGGCAGCTGCTGACCACAGGCTTTCGGATGGTGTACGGCTACACCCAGAGCGACGAAATTTCTCTGCTGCTGCACCCGGAGGAAAATTCCTTTGGCCGCAAGCTGCGCAAGTACACCTCGCTGCTGGCCGGGGAGGCCTCGGCCACGTTTTCCCTGGCGTTGGGCAGCCCGGGTATTTTCGACTGCCGGATTTCCCAGCTGCCCCGCCCGGCCGACGTGCTGGATTATTTCCGCTGGCGGCAGGAAGACGCCGCCCGTAATTCGTTGAATGCCCACTGCTACTGGCTGCTGCGGAAGCAGGGCCGCTCGGTGGCCGAGGCTACCAGTCAGGTCAAGGGCCTGCGCCTGGCGGCCAAGCACGATTTACTGTTCGGGGCCGGTATCAACTTCAATGAGCTGCCGAGCTGGCAGAAACGGGGCGTCGGCTTGTACTGGCAGCAGTATAAAAAGACGGGCTTTAACCCCTTGAGCCAGCAGCCGGTCGAAACAACCCGTCAGCAAGTAACCCTGGATACCGAGCTGCCGCTGGGAAACGACTACGCGGCGTTGCTCCGCTCTTTCCTGCACCCCGAATAA